tttacagccagaaaagtaaatgcaaacaacattttagataaattttctgtgcaaatttttgtcacttgttttgtccaaacttcatattctgggtgctcatgaatagtgtacaGAGCCCATATGATACAATGCTTATCGACTGAGTTAAGGTCGGGCCGGACCGGAAAATATttggcgctcggtccgtacaccatgacctcgggccaaatattttcccgtccggctcctcccactcagtcaataagtacatggTATTTAAAGAGATGCGAAAGTGTTTGAATTACAGCAAGAAgtggatacgggatttttactTTTGATCGTAACGTTTGGTTGGCTGACAAAGAACAATTTGTAAAACATTGTGGTAGAGTAAAACGAGGGGTTTTATTCACCACCCGTCCCCGTtgctggagagagagagagagagagagagagagagagagagggagagagagggggggggggggggggggggggtaaccaTAATGCGCTAGAGAAACCAATTAGGAGTTACCGCTTTAAACCGGAAATGGTTGGAAAAACGTTTTAAAGGGAAATTTCAGCCGATTTAACAAAAACCGGTTGAAAATTCCTTATAGAAGACGACTTAAAGCTAATTCTTTTTAAACCTACCTAATAAACATTGTCTGCAAATTCAAGTGTGATGTCATCCCCAATGAGAACAAATGGAGCCCAGTGTTTTTCAGAGTAGTTGGAATTCCTGAGCTCTGTCATCGCCATCTGATGCGCCACGGTAactcttttcccttttttccctttttcaccCACAAGGTGATTGTAAAAAGATTTCATGAAATTCATCGCGGAAGTATCATTTACATTCCACAATGTGACCAGAACAGCACGACAACCAGCGCACAAAAACGCTCTTGCAATGCCAATCACTCCCTCAGGGGTGACTTTCCCTCGacctgtagcacaacaactgagcACAACCAGCCTTGCCTTGAGCTCAAGATGTTGTACATCAGTCATCGAAAGTGTGTTGGGGTCATTGGAGTCTTCAGTTTGAGCCAACTGAATCCCGTCATGTAGTCCTTCACCATGTGCTGCAATGTGTATCAATGCAACGTTGTTGATGTTGTCTAGGACAGCCTTTCTTGTGGCTTCTTTTTGGATTAAAGTTGTTAATACATTTTTCTGTCCAGTCTGCTCTTGGATAATGTCCCCAATGTATTTTACTTCGTCCTCAGCatgtttcaaatttgatccactTGGATTTCCCACGAGAAGAGCCCCGACCTTGCTGTGCTGATCCTCCGAGTAAGCTGTAATACAATTCAGACTCGTGAGCGAAGGAAAAATGCGTATCCTGTACCTGCTACTCAGGTACTCAGGTTGTTCCTCGTGGTTCAAAAGAGCAGCAAAAGGAACAAAGTGTAGTGGCCCGTCGGGAATGATAATCAGTTCAGGCAGTTCAGGCGACAGCAAGTCCTCAATGGGTCCTAGAAGGAGGTCATACAaattctttaaaatttcaacTCGCGGCGTCTCATCTGGCAAAACAAttttgtggttgttgttgttgctgttgcttCTGCTGTTCCACCAGCTTTCATCAGTGCAACACTAGCACTAATCAGTTCTTCTTCCGTGGGTGAACCCTCCATGGCCGGTTCAATGAGGTCATACAAATCCGTTAAACTTGAATCTCGCGTCTTGTTATATGGCAAATCAGGTGGCTGTTGTGGTTGTTGATCATCTTTCATTAGTGCAACATAAGCACGCTGCATTTGATCGTCTACGCTCAGGTAAGCAGCGTTATCTAACTTCCGTTGCCTGAAATGGATCCTTTCGCCTTCTTTAAGCACCCAGAAATAGATCTTACTACTACCAAGAGCAAAAAAAACTATTTGTGCCGATAAATTTCTGACCAAGCGAGACATCTCTAAGATTGTTCTAGGGACCCTACAGCCAAAGCGTTGGTGTAGACGATAACTTAAATCCTGTGCTCTCCCGTTCTCAGCGGCAAATAGAGCCTCGTCAGTCAGACCAAGCTTTACCAAAATCCTCAACAAAGCTGTGTACACGGGTTTCTGCTTCTCACGGAATGCTATGTTCCATTGATCCTGAAAGAGAAACTCATCCCTTAAAGAAAGATAGATTTCCATACTGGACCGATAATGATTCAGTGCCTCTGGCAAACGACTAGCACATGCAAAATCTCGACCTAAAAGGTAATGTGCGAGTCCTTTGCTTACTTCGTCTTTTTCATCTTCGGCAATTTTCAGACTCTCACGGTGATACACTTCAGCTAGTTGAAAATCGCGGAGACAACAGTAAAGAGTTCCTAAGTTGCTATAAGCCCTCCCTTCCTGCCTTCTGTGCTCCAGTTTCTGGGCAATCATTAAATGCTGATAGTGGTAGTattttgctttttcaaaatcacaaaTGCTCTGATATGCAGCTCCAAGATTGCTACAAGCAAGTCCTTCTCCAAACTTGTCCTTTTGTTGTTTGGCAATCCTTAGGCCTTCTCGGTCGTGCTCAAGGCCCTTCGCAAAAGACCCAGGAATGTTGCGAAAATCGTGTCCCAGATTGCAGTGCGCTCGTCCTTGTATTACTATATCTTGCTCCGCAATTATAAGCTGTTCTAGGTGCTTCCTTGCTGCACTTTTGTAATCCCCAAGACTAGAATAAGCCTTTCCGAGGTATCCAAGAGCATCTGCTTCTCCAGCCGGGTAGTTCTCTTCTTTAGCGATTTTACGCGCTTCTGTAAAGCGCTCTAAGGATATCCGATATTCCCCTCGGTCTAAAGAGATCTCTCCAACTTTGCAAAGAACATCAACAAGGACTTCTTTGTCTTTTACTTCCTCGAAAATTTTTCTGCTTTCGTGGAGCTTATCGTAAGCCGTCTCTCTATCACCGTCACCACCGCGAAGATGGTAAGCAATACAGAGGTACGCCATGGAAATTGCTTTCCCTATCCTGTCACCAACACGTTCGGCAATGTTAGACCCTTCTTCAAAGTGCTCTATGGCATTTTTGCAATCATGGCGGCTAATAAAAACATTACCGAGATTTCTTTCGGCTCGTCCTTGGCCATATAAGTCCGGGGGATTACAATCTTTGGCATTCGTAAGCTCCCTCTCGTGGCGCTTTTTGGCTTCGTCGAAATCTCGGAGACTCTGATAAACAATTCCAAGATTTCCATTGGCTCGCCCTTCTGCAGATTTGTCTTTCAGTCTCTCGGCAATGCGAAGCTCCTCTTCATGGCAATCTCTGGCCTTATCGAAATCTCGGAGACTCTGATAGACAATTCCAAGATTTCCATTGGCTCGCCCTTCTGCAGATTTGTCTTTCATTTCCTCGGCAATCGTAAGCTCACTCTGGTGGCACTTAATTGCTTTTTCGAAATTATGTAGGCCATGGTAAGCACGTCCAAGGTTTTCGTTAGCATTTCTTTCTGCAACCCTGTTTCCAACTTCTCTCGCAATGCGAAGCCCCTGTGCAGGATAATAGCTTGCGTTATCGAAATCTCGGAGACTCTGACAGACAATTCCAAGATTTCCATTGGCTCGCCCTTCTGCAGATTTGTCTTTCATTTCCTCGGCAATCGTAAGCTCACTCTGGTGGCACTTAATTGCTTTTTCGAAATTATGTAGGCCATGGTAAGCATGTCCAAGGTTTTCGTTAGCACTTCTTTCTGCAACCCTGTTTCCAACTTCTCTCGCAATGCGAAGCTCCTTTTCATGGTAATCTCTGGCCTTATCGAAATCTCGGAGACTCTGATAGACAATTCCAAGATTTCCATTGGCTCGCCCTTCTGGAGATTTGTCTTTCATTCCTTCGGCAATCGTAAGCTCCTTTTTATGGCAATCTCTGGCCTTATAGAAATATTTGAATCTCTGATAAACAACTCCAAGATTTCTATAGGCAATTACTAGCGCTgacttgtttttcattttttctgcaATGTGAGACTCATCCTGGTGAAAAACAATTGCTTTTTCATATCGACCCAGGCCGTGATAAGTATGTCCAAGGTTTCCGTTAGCACGTCTTTCTTCGTCTATTTTTTTCAATCTTCGTCCTATCCTAAGTTCGTTCTCGTGGTACTTCACTGCCTCTCCGAAATTTCCTTGACAGCAACAAATAATTCCAAGATTTCCATTGGCACGTAATTGCTCAGTTTCGTCTTGACGTTCATTGGCAGTGCTAAGTTGCTCTTTGAGGTAATCCTTAGCTTCTTTCAAATCTCTGCGACTGTAATAGCTTAAGGCTTCATTTCGATCATGAAAGTCAAGGAATGCCAGTTCTTTATTGATATCGAGGAGCAGTTGTACAGAATTGCTGTTTGACTCTCTATAAGTACTTTTTGCGGGCTGATTGAGTTCTGGTGCTAAAAAATTTCCAATATTGCTAAAGATGCTGTCGTAAAATGGAAGAGCAATCAGAAGACGATACTGGAGGTGATACTCGAACCTTTTTTTTGACATGTTGATGTCCGCTTTGTCTTTGAACTTGGTTTCACTCGGGTAACCTAGCATAAAACAGAGTCTGATTTACTTCTCTCAACCAACATGTCTGCTCACGTTTGAAAATATTCAGGTTATATTCCGGTTATATTGACCCGTTCATGGCATCTTTGTGATCATGCAATAAAGAAGGCGTGAGTAGGATCTACTTTTTCTGTTGTGCAACTTGAATTATATGGCCGATTCCGACCGCACAGTCGCATTTGCTTTGAAATTACCGTGTCTGTCAATGTCAATGTTAATTATTTGTTGCATATAATCACGTTCTCTCAAATTGGTAAGGCTAAAAAGAGGCGTACATTTGCGGAAGGTCATGATGGGAAAGGAAGCGAGTTACAGTTTTGCAAAACTATGTCGAATGCAACTTGTTCAAGACATGCATCGGTTTTGAATTAATGAGGTTAAAACCGTCATTATACGGCCCTCAAAACTAACAATTTGGCCACATTGTAGACATCCCAGCGGTATAGTAAGTCGCCCCATGCACTATCGGCAATGCAGTTAACATTGAAGGATCGTTTTAATTCTACCATTGACTACCCCAACGCACCTTATACTTGGCATTTTCTTAATTTGCAATATATTTGTCTTTTCTGTTCTGAAAATCTTTAATCACTTGTATCATGTTCTAGCAGGAGATGTGTTTGAGGACTTAAGCGTATTGCTTTCATTAAACGGAGAAAGGAATTTGCTTCAGGTCTTGGAGTATTTTGCAAGAATTGAGGCTGGAAGCACAAAAAGCAAACATCAATCTATGAGGTAAAGAGAAGTTTATTTTATTCCATGGGGATCTCAGGAAAACGGCTCAGTGGAGCAAAAATACAAGCCTGCACATTATTGAAATTTTCGTCACCTCTCATAATTAGGACATACCAGAAAAATGCAAGAACTATTGCTAAACATGTTCAAGCTGTTGAAAAGAAGACCCCATTTTTTGCAGCAAAAGAGATGAGGGATGTACAGCAAGCAATAGAGAGTGACATTGTTAAGAGTTGTGTTTCCTGTGGCGGTATCTGGCAGAAAAACGGCTTGGCCGTTTCTTCATTTCAATTGACAAAACGTATTCTGAGTGGAGACATCAACATTAATCCAGGACCCGAAAAATGCTCGAGTTGTTCGAGAACGATCGCAAGAAACCAAAGAGTCACCACTTGCGATAAGTGCGAACTTCGATGGCATATGAAATGTGGAAATGTGAAATCGAAGGAATACAACAACTACAAGCGCTTGATACTTTGTGCTGGACTTGCCAACCTGCAGTTGATGCCATTTTATTCGGTCAATAACGATGAACTGCTCGCTCTGAATGCTTCGGATTGTTCGGATGAGAATATGTGCGCAACTAGACCAAACTCAAATGATAGTGCATCTATCAATGTAAGCCCAAAGTATCAAAAGCCCCCACGAGTAAAGGTGGCCAAAATAATACCCTTTAGATCTTGCTGCACACATTAAGAGTGCAATGTATGTACCACTCACCTTTTGTTCAGCCACCTCTCACAAATGTGGGAAGTTCATTTGAACGCCTTCTGGGTATTTTCCAACATTGCGGAGCTATTTTCAgccagcctcgttcccagggcctttcCCTCACTACCTGGGGAGGGAAAAGCCTTGAGGACAAAGTTGATTTCCAAGCGCTCTccattatccaagatggtggccatgtcaaattccccacccttgggatatgtcgtacgatcaaaatcctcaccctggggacagacctcacAGTCAAAATCCCCCCCGCCCCTTAGgtcttaacattgataggtgcataaagtTAATTCTTGCAGCCCCTTGTCTTCAAGTTAGACTGGTATAAAATCCAAATTCAGGACTATTATAAGTCAAACCTGAAAATAGAACACTTAAATATTAACAGTATCTTCAACAAACTGGACGAGGTAAAAGCTATTTTGAGTGCCTATTTATTTGACATTTTGGTTCTGGCAGAAACTAAGATTGACAACTACGTCTCCGATTCCTTCTTAAAACATAACGAATACAGGATGATTCGTAGAGATCGAAAGCAAGGCGCTGGTGGGTTTTTTGTTTACCTGCCTATCGGAGAACGACACTCGAGCCTAATAATACAGAGGTCGTTTGTCTGGATATTGGTGCGAATAATAACTCTCACTTCTTATTATGTGCGGCGTATCGATCTCCACGGAAATGCAAAGCAACGGATTTTATTGAGTCCTTTTCCTCCTCTATTGAAACTATGTACAAAGTGAGAAACGAGCTAATTCTAATCGAGAGTTTTAACATGGACATGACCGAAGACAGCTCGATAGAACCGAACCGCGGACCAAAGGCTTACAGAATTCTGCGAAAGGTTTTGCTTAAGAAACCAAATCACTGAAGCTACCCGGGTGACTAACACTTCTAATACCTTGATCGACGTTATCAACAGTATGAAGATCAAGCGAGGAATACGTCTAACATTACGTTTCG
This is a stretch of genomic DNA from Montipora capricornis isolate CH-2021 unplaced genomic scaffold, ASM3666992v2 scaffold_292, whole genome shotgun sequence. It encodes these proteins:
- the LOC138035175 gene encoding tetratricopeptide repeat protein 28-like, giving the protein MSKKRFEYHLQYRLLIALPFYDSIFSNIGNFLAPELNQPAKSTYRESNSNSVQLLLDINKELAFLDFHDRNEALSYYSRRDLKEAKDYLKEQLSTANERQDETEQLRANGNLGIICCCQGNFGEAVKYHENELRIGRRLKKIDEERRANGNLGHTYHGLGRYEKAIVFHQDESHIAEKMKNKSALVIAYRNLGVVYQRFKYFYKARDCHKKELTIAEGMKDKSPEGRANGNLGIVYQSLRDFDKARDYHEKELRIAREVGNRVAERSANENLGHAYHGLHNFEKAIKCHQSELTIAEEMKDKSAEGRANGNLGIVCQSLRDFDNASYYPAQGLRIAREVGNRVAERNANENLGRAYHGLHNFEKAIKCHQSELTIAEEMKDKSAEGRANGNLGIVYQSLRDFDKARDCHEEELRIAERLKDKSAEGRANGNLGIVYQSLRDFDEAKKRHERELTNAKDCNPPDLYGQGRAERNLGNVFISRHDCKNAIEHFEEGSNIAERVGDRIGKAISMAYLCIAYHLRGGDGDRETAYDKLHESRKIFEEVKDKEVLVDVLCKVGEISLDRGEYRISLERFTEARKIAKEENYPAGEADALGYLGKAYSSLGDYKSAARKHLEQLIIAEQDIVIQGRAHCNLGHDFRNIPGSFAKGLEHDREGLRIAKQQKDKFGEGLACSNLGAAYQSICDFEKAKYYHYQHLMIAQKLEHRRQEGRAYSNLGTLYCCLRDFQLAEVYHRESLKIAEDEKDEDQWNIAFREKQKPVYTALLRILVKLGLTDEALFAAENGRAQDLSYRLHQRFGCRVPRTILEMSRLVRNLSAQIVFFALGSSKIYFWVLKEGERIHFRQRKLDNAAYLSVDDQMQRAYVALMKDDQQPQQPPDLPYNKTRDSSLTDLYDLIEPAMEGSPTEEELISASVALMKAGGTAEATATTTTTKLFCQMRRRELKF